The stretch of DNA CCGTCTTTTCATCAGCGTCTGCAAGCACCATTCCCCCATCTCCGCATAGCGGCGCAACAGTTGCGGCGAAAAATACATTGAAAGCACCGGAAGATCCCTTATGAACCAACGCAGGCGGTTTTGCCAGCGGACGAGCTGATTCATTGCCGGCACAACTTCCTGCCACTCTTTTGAAAAAGAGGCGGTCACCTGATGAAAAGCGGACAGCAGCGCAAGCGCTTCCTCTCTTTCCCGTTTCGTGCGAAAACTAAAGCTTTGATCGGCTGACGGGATAAACGGCATTACGGCATAGAAATGAGAGCCGTCCTCGACCGGAGATAACAAACGGTAGGGAATCACGCGCTTAAATCCTTTATCAAGCAAAACTTCTGTCAGCATGATTTGCTTTTTCAGCTGCTCATAGGAAGAATACCTTTTTAAAAACCATTTATTGCTGTCGGTCTGTATAAGCCACTTGCCGTTCTTCAATGGGTGTACAGCCAGCACCTGCTCATGCAAACGGGCGGACAAAAGAAAAAGGAGACGATTAGAAAGCGCGTCTCCTACACGTGAATTATTCGTCATCCTCTTCATCAAATCGCGGCCAGCCCATTCCCATTCCATATGGCGGAGGGAAGCTTCCTCCAGCAGGATACACCGGCTGTGAAGAATACATATATGGCGGTGCCGATGGCTGAGTCGGATAAGCGCCGTAAGACTGCGGGGAATACGCCCCCATGGCAGAAGCGGGCGGCACGGCGGACGGCACTTCCGGTGATTCCATTCCATACCCTATTCCGGCCATTGGCTGAGCCGGCATCATCGGCCACGGCTGATTAAATCCTGTCCCCGGCATAACCGGCGAAACAGGAACGCAAGAGGATCCAGGATTATACGCTGGAAGCATTTGAGCCGGATATGTTTGAGTCGGATACGATTGAGCTGGATAAGGATTCATCTGCGCTGGGTACGCTTGAGCCGGATTATTCGGATGTGCAATTGGCGCCTGATTTTCCGCCATTGGATAGGTCATCGGCGTACATCCGCAGGAAGACTCATCCGACGATTCCATATGCATTCCTGCAGCGCCATGGTGCATATGATGGTGATGATGCATTGGCGGGTGATAATATCCTGCTGGCGCTTGCTGCATAGGTACACAGCTCTGCGGGTAAGGTGCAGGATTCATTCCATACTCGTGAGCTTGAGGAGCCATCGGATACATGCTCATATATTGATTCATAAATTGTGCACACCCTCCTTGTGGTTGTGGCGCGGCTGTCATTTGCGGCATGACAGGCGGCGTCATTGGTTTCATTGGGCTTTCCATTTCTTCCTCTTCCTTTTCTTTTTCCGTCAAGCCCGGAAAGATGTTGTCCGGTTTAACAGGCACTTGCGGAACGGGTGCCGGAGCCGGCGGCATCTGCTGCATTTGCTGCATTTGTTGAATTTGCTCCGTATTCATTTGAAAAATTTGGTTAATCTCCACTTCCGGAATAACCGGCGGCATTGGCGGCGGCATAACGGCTGGCTTTTCTTTCTTCACTTTTTCTTTTTCCTTCACGGGTGCAGGAGGGGCCGCGGGTTTTGTTTCTTTCACTGGCATTTTCGGTGGAGCTACCGGCTTTTCTTTTACTACCTCTCCCTGTTCTTTTGGCACCTCTTTATGCGGCGCGCCCCCGGGAACCGGCACTTTAATCTTCATTCCTGGCATGATTAAATCGGGATTGGACAACTGAGCGTTCATTTTTTTCAGTTCTTCAAAGTTCACTCCGTATTTTTTAGCGATCGTCCAGAGCGTATCCCCTTTTTGAACAATATGGATTTTCATTTTCTCCCTCCTTAGGCGTTCGTCGGTATAGTGTATGTGGGCGATGCGGATTTGCGAACGAACTTACACAAAAAGTTTATGCGCGAAGAAGAGAGAATATGATACGTAGCTCTGGGATCCTTTAACTTTCTGCCCTTCATCAGCTGATCTGGACTTTCTCCCATCATCCGGCCTCTCCTTACAAAAAACTCGCTATGCAGCGGGCTTTCTCCCTTTAAAGGTTTAGCATCCGATTTAATGCCAGCAACGCATCATTCGTTGTTTGTTCAGCCACTTCAATAACATTGCTTTTGCCACCTTCCATAATGGTGTCTAATGACCAAAGCAAATGCGGCAAGTCGATGCGGTTCATCGTGAGACACGGGCACATATTCGGGTTGAGCGAAATATTTTTTTATCTGGATGATTCTCAATTAAGCGATTGACAAGGTTCATTTCTGTCCCGATCGCCCAAGCGCTGCCGCGAGCAGATTGTCCAATCGCATCAATTGGCAGCCGCTTTTTCCAGGGGTCCCTCATGAAAAAGGATTTCGCGGAGGAACCGTCGATGTGCCAGCTATTGCTGCATTTATCGCCGCCGCTGAAAGGGTTTGCCAATCGTACTCACTTGATCATGAGTGGCGTTTGCGAGAGCGGCTAAAGGAGCGCTTAACTCACTCCCCGTATGAGTGGATTGAAGCGGATCAAGAACATCAGCTCCCCGTCATCATTGGCATGAAATTAGCCAGTACGGAGGGACAGCTCATCATGCTGAAATTAAATGAACATGGTTTTTCGATTTCTGCTGGAAGCGCTTGTCAAGCAACGAACGAAGGCGGAATGAAGACGATGCAAGCGATGGGCCGGTCTGCCGAAGAGGCCAAACAGTTTTTTCGTATTTCCTTCGGGGAAGGAACGACTTCCGCCGAAATGGATGCGTTAGCACAGCGGCTATTAGAGATCAATTATGCTAAAATGGACAGTATGGAAATTTAGCATGGAGGGATTGAAATGGCTCCAGGGAAAAAGATTTTAGGAGAAGAGCGGAGATCACTGATCTTAGCATGGCTTAAGGATAGTGAAGAGCCATTAACGGGCAGTGAATTGGCGAGCCGCACGAACGTCAGCCGTCAAGTAATCGTTAATGATATTACGCTGTTAAAAGCGCGGAATGAACCTATTATGGCCACAAGCCAGGGGTATGTCTATTTGCCGCCGCGAGGTCCGGAAAAGCTTCTGGAACGCTCCGTGGCCTGCTGCCATGCACCTGAACAGACGGCCGATGAATTAAATCTGCTTGTGGATCTCGGTCTGCTTGTAAAGGATGTAACAATTGAACACGCCGTCTACGGTGATTTAACGGCTTCCATCATGGTGTCCAACCGCAGGGAAGTTGCGCAATTTATTCAAAAAGTAGCAAAGACGAATGCCGCTTATCTTTCCCAACTGACAAACGGCGTGCATTTGCACACGATTGCTGCCAAGGATGAACGCATGCTCGATGAAGCCGAAGAAGCGCTGGAAAAAGCGGGATTTCTGCTTTTAGACAAGTGAACTACTCGCCACTTAGCTAACGCTTAGAAGTGAGAGACTTCTTGGCTGTAAAGTTAAAGAACCGGGATGAGTAACTTTCCTTTATCACTCATCCCGATTCTTTCACTAGCTTCTCTTTAATTCGCAATGTTCAATTAAATACGCCCGGTAGCTGCCGAGAATCTGGACGCTGCAGCCTAGCGCTTCCATCTCAGCAAAGGCTCCCGGAAGCAGTACTTCATCCATTTGCTGGGCGATGTCAATGATGAAGAAATAATTTCCTAGCCCCGTTTTTAATGGCCGGGATTCAATTTTGCTTAAGCTAATATTCCTCCAGGAAAATGCGGATAGCACTTGGTGCAGAGCTCCGGCACGATCTGATGGCAGCGTCACTACAACCGTTGTTTTATCCTGCGGATGGTCAAGGGGCAGCGCCAGATCCTGTTCTTGTTTCGCCAGCACGATAAAACGTGTGTGGTTAAAGCTGTAATCATGAATATTTTCCCGCGCAACCGCCAGATCATATTGCTTAACCGATAAGGAATTGGCGATCGCCGCATAGCAGCGCTCCGGATGCTCGCTGATGTATTGAGCGGCGGCGGCTGTGGAAGTCATTTGCTCATATGGAGTACAAGGAAAATGATTATGTAAAAACTTATGGCACTGGGCAATGGCATGGGGATGGGACATAATTTTCTCCGCTTGTTTCCAATTTGCCAGCTGATCTTTATGGACGAGCAAATGCTGCTGAATCGGTGCTGTCATTTCGCCGATAATCTTCAATTCCGCCTCGTGAAACAAATAATCAATCGTTAAATTGACCGTTCCCTCCAACGCGTTTTCAAGCGGCACAACCGCTAAATCGGCCTCTCCTTTCACCACTGCATCCATGCAGGCCGGTATCGTTAAATATGGAACTTTCTCATCCTCCGGAAAGCCGCGGCGGACGGCTAAATCCGTGAAAGTGGCCGCAGGGCCCAGAAAAGCAATTTTTCGCAATGAATTCCCTCCTCATTAAGAAGATTAAGAAAATTATGTATAAGAGAAGCCGGCTCTTATGCACCAGAGCCGAGCACTTCTACCGTATCGACAAACTCCAATTTTTTCAATTCCCCAAGCATTTCTTCAAGACCGATCGTCATCTCAGCCACATTTAAAGACAGCGTAACGTTTGCTCTCCCTTGAATCGGGATCGTTTGGTGAATCGTCAATATATTCCCATGATATTTTGCCACGAGCCTAAGCAATTCAGAAAGTGTTCCGGCGCGGTCCTCCAAATGAAAGAACAAGGTGATAATTCGCTCTTTCACTACCTTATGAAACGGAAAGACCGTATCCCGGTATTTATAAAAGGCGCTTCGGCTTAAATCGACTTTCTTAACAGCATCCCAAACGGAATCTGCTTTGCGGCGTTCGATCAGCTCTTTCGCTTCAAGCGTTTTCTTCATCGCTTCCGGCAAAACATCCTCACGCACAAGATAAAATTT from Bacillus xiapuensis encodes:
- a CDS encoding aminoglycoside phosphotransferase family protein, whose translation is MEWEWAGRDLMKRMTNNSRVGDALSNRLLFLLSARLHEQVLAVHPLKNGKWLIQTDSNKWFLKRYSSYEQLKKQIMLTEVLLDKGFKRVIPYRLLSPVEDGSHFYAVMPFIPSADQSFSFRTKREREEALALLSAFHQVTASFSKEWQEVVPAMNQLVRWQNRLRWFIRDLPVLSMYFSPQLLRRYAEMGEWCLQTLMKRRLKPRSPVIIHGDVAAHNFFRTDQGKLLLIDFDLAQKAPAMYDYLQWSNRVLPILQWNLPRLMEHKELEIYRTDEEFRIFLMYPTDVYRECRRFILADPKDKGWLFSHVCKIAIRSFKQREEFFLKWT
- the safA gene encoding SafA/ExsA family spore coat assembly protein, yielding MKIHIVQKGDTLWTIAKKYGVNFEELKKMNAQLSNPDLIMPGMKIKVPVPGGAPHKEVPKEQGEVVKEKPVAPPKMPVKETKPAAPPAPVKEKEKVKKEKPAVMPPPMPPVIPEVEINQIFQMNTEQIQQMQQMQQMPPAPAPVPQVPVKPDNIFPGLTEKEKEEEEMESPMKPMTPPVMPQMTAAPQPQGGCAQFMNQYMSMYPMAPQAHEYGMNPAPYPQSCVPMQQAPAGYYHPPMHHHHHMHHGAAGMHMESSDESSCGCTPMTYPMAENQAPIAHPNNPAQAYPAQMNPYPAQSYPTQTYPAQMLPAYNPGSSCVPVSPVMPGTGFNQPWPMMPAQPMAGIGYGMESPEVPSAVPPASAMGAYSPQSYGAYPTQPSAPPYMYSSQPVYPAGGSFPPPYGMGMGWPRFDEEDDE
- a CDS encoding aminotransferase class V-fold PLP-dependent enzyme — protein: MSNRINWQPLFPGVPHEKGFRGGTVDVPAIAAFIAAAERVCQSYSLDHEWRLRERLKERLTHSPYEWIEADQEHQLPVIIGMKLASTEGQLIMLKLNEHGFSISAGSACQATNEGGMKTMQAMGRSAEEAKQFFRISFGEGTTSAEMDALAQRLLEINYAKMDSMEI
- a CDS encoding transcription repressor NadR, whose translation is MAPGKKILGEERRSLILAWLKDSEEPLTGSELASRTNVSRQVIVNDITLLKARNEPIMATSQGYVYLPPRGPEKLLERSVACCHAPEQTADELNLLVDLGLLVKDVTIEHAVYGDLTASIMVSNRREVAQFIQKVAKTNAAYLSQLTNGVHLHTIAAKDERMLDEAEEALEKAGFLLLDK
- the pheA gene encoding prephenate dehydratase produces the protein MRKIAFLGPAATFTDLAVRRGFPEDEKVPYLTIPACMDAVVKGEADLAVVPLENALEGTVNLTIDYLFHEAELKIIGEMTAPIQQHLLVHKDQLANWKQAEKIMSHPHAIAQCHKFLHNHFPCTPYEQMTSTAAAAQYISEHPERCYAAIANSLSVKQYDLAVARENIHDYSFNHTRFIVLAKQEQDLALPLDHPQDKTTVVVTLPSDRAGALHQVLSAFSWRNISLSKIESRPLKTGLGNYFFIIDIAQQMDEVLLPGAFAEMEALGCSVQILGSYRAYLIEHCELKRS
- a CDS encoding ACT domain-containing protein; this translates as MAKKDFDQKFYLVREDVLPEAMKKTLEAKELIERRKADSVWDAVKKVDLSRSAFYKYRDTVFPFHKVVKERIITLFFHLEDRAGTLSELLRLVAKYHGNILTIHQTIPIQGRANVTLSLNVAEMTIGLEEMLGELKKLEFVDTVEVLGSGA